The following coding sequences are from one Lysinibacillus sp. FSL W8-0992 window:
- the rsmH gene encoding 16S rRNA (cytosine(1402)-N(4))-methyltransferase RsmH produces the protein MFDHTTVLLKETVDGLNIDPDGVYVDCTLGGAGHSEYLVQQLSDKGRLICFDQDTTAIENAKVRLAPYIERVTFVHSNFRYLKEELLAIGIQEVDGILYDLGVSSPQLDTPERGFSYHHDAPLDMRMDQTAALTAYHVVNEWAYGDLVRIFFRYGEEKFSKQVARKIEEARKTAPIETTGQLVELIKEGIPAAARRKGGHPAKRIFQAIRIAVNDELGAAEDSLVDAIDMINVGGRISVITFHSLEDRLCKTIFKEASSLPELPPNLPVIPDDMKPTLKLVSRKPILPSEEELAVNNRARSAKLRVVEKINDKGRE, from the coding sequence ATGTTCGATCATACAACCGTGTTATTAAAAGAAACTGTTGACGGATTGAACATCGATCCTGATGGTGTATATGTGGACTGTACGCTTGGTGGAGCAGGACACAGTGAATATTTAGTACAACAATTATCAGATAAAGGCCGTCTAATTTGTTTTGATCAAGACACAACGGCTATTGAAAATGCGAAAGTTCGATTAGCTCCTTATATAGAGCGAGTAACATTTGTGCATTCGAATTTCCGCTATTTAAAAGAAGAGCTATTAGCTATTGGTATCCAAGAGGTAGATGGCATTTTATATGATTTAGGCGTTTCTTCGCCACAATTAGATACACCAGAACGTGGTTTTAGCTATCATCATGATGCTCCACTTGATATGCGTATGGACCAGACGGCAGCGCTTACGGCGTATCATGTCGTTAATGAATGGGCATACGGAGATTTAGTCCGTATTTTCTTCCGTTATGGAGAAGAAAAATTTTCTAAGCAAGTTGCTCGAAAAATCGAAGAGGCTCGTAAAACGGCACCGATTGAAACAACGGGACAACTTGTGGAACTAATTAAAGAGGGTATACCAGCAGCGGCTCGCCGTAAAGGTGGACATCCTGCAAAGCGCATCTTCCAAGCAATTCGTATTGCTGTCAATGATGAGCTAGGCGCGGCAGAGGATTCATTGGTCGATGCGATTGATATGATTAACGTAGGTGGACGCATTAGTGTTATTACGTTCCATTCATTGGAAGACCGCCTATGCAAGACAATTTTTAAGGAAGCGTCATCCTTACCTGAATTACCACCTAATCTACCGGTAATTCCAGATGACATGAAGCCGACTTTAAAGCTTGTATCTAGAAAGCCGATTCTACCTTCTGAGGAAGAATTAGCAGTTAACAATCGAGCTCGTTCAGCAAAGCTTAGAGTGGTGGAGAAAATTAACGACAAAGGGCGTGAGTAA
- the ftsL gene encoding cell division protein FtsL — protein MAAVRVRQHQQQHVQQPLTPPSPQPTIIRRKKTNQKFEKAMLLTLVSIIAVLSVLVLNNQAAIQTTSMDIQKIQAEADEIAKQNVDLTVRVSELSTYENIWKKAKELGLTQNEKNVKVVPGE, from the coding sequence ATGGCAGCAGTTCGTGTAAGGCAGCACCAACAGCAACATGTGCAACAACCGTTAACACCACCTAGTCCACAACCCACTATCATACGTCGTAAAAAAACGAACCAGAAGTTTGAAAAGGCGATGCTACTAACTCTAGTAAGCATTATTGCTGTATTGTCAGTATTAGTATTAAACAACCAAGCAGCAATTCAAACGACAAGCATGGACATTCAAAAAATCCAAGCAGAAGCAGATGAGATTGCGAAACAGAATGTTGACTTGACAGTTCGTGTAAGTGAACTTTCTACATACGAAAATATATGGAAAAAAGCAAAAGAACTCGGTTTAACTCAAAATGAGAAAAATGTAAAGGTAGTGCCGGGAGAATGA
- the mraZ gene encoding division/cell wall cluster transcriptional repressor MraZ — MFMGEYQHSVDAKGRLIVPAKFREALGETFVVTRGLDNCLFGYPMDEWRKLEEKLKGLPMTKKDTRAFARFFFSGATEVEIDKQGRINIPSTLVQHAHLVKECVVLGVSNRIEIWAKDAWETYFTESEQSFNEIAENMIGFDF; from the coding sequence ATGTTCATGGGAGAATACCAACACTCTGTTGACGCGAAAGGACGATTAATCGTGCCCGCAAAATTTCGTGAAGCCTTAGGTGAAACCTTTGTTGTGACACGCGGACTTGATAATTGTTTATTTGGCTATCCTATGGATGAATGGCGAAAACTCGAAGAAAAATTAAAAGGTTTACCGATGACAAAGAAAGATACACGTGCTTTTGCAAGGTTTTTCTTTTCAGGTGCGACGGAAGTAGAAATAGACAAGCAGGGTCGTATTAATATTCCTTCGACTTTAGTGCAACATGCACATTTAGTAAAAGAATGTGTTGTACTAGGTGTCTCGAATCGAATTGAGATATGGGCAAAAGATGCTTGGGAAACTTATTTCACAGAGTCTGAACAATCTTTTAATGAAATTGCAGAAAATATGATTGGCTTTGATTTTTAA